In Hyphomicrobiales bacterium, the genomic window GCTGGATGACCCGCTGGCGTCGCCTCGTGCGCGACTACGAGCAGCGCATCGACGTCTCCGAAGCCATGATCCACGTCGCCATGGGAAGCCTGCTGCTGCGAAGGATCGGCCATTGATGCAATTCTCAAACGGACTCTCAGGACCGGGAGACTAATTCGGTTGCTCGCTCATGAACGCCTCGGCGGCCCGTTCCAGCCACCGAGTATTTACAGAACATTTCTTGTAGTCTGGCTGTGCCATGACATATTTGAGGAAAGGCGCAGTAGTTTCGACGCCTTCCACCTCGAACTCTTCGAGTGCACGCTGCATGCCCTCTAAAGCGGCGTCCCTATTTACGCCATGAAAGATGAGCTTCCCGAGTAATGAATCATAAAACGGTGGAACGGCATAGCCTTCAAAACAGTGCGTATCGAATCGGACTCCGACACCTTGCGGTGACACCCACTTCGTTATCTTGCCTGGCGACGGTCGAAACGCATGCAGCGCCGACTCCGCGTTAATACGGCACTCAATAGCACAACCCGAAAACACGACATCCTCCTGGGATAATCCATGCGCTTCACCGCTTGCAATACGTAACTGGGCTGCAACGATATCTATGCCGGTGATTTCCTCAGTCACCGGATGCTCAACCTGCACTCGTGTATTCATCTCAAGAAAATAGAAGAGATTCTGGTCCATATCCATAATGAACTCAACAGTACCAGCACTGACATAACCAATATTCTTAGCCAATGTCACGGCAGCTTGCTGGATCTCTTTCCGCAAGGAATCAGACAGACCGAAGGCCGGCGCCTCCTCAATCATTTTTTGATGGCGACGCTGTAGGGAGCAGTCTCGTTCTCCGAGGTGTACGACGTTGCCAAGAGAATCGGCGAGAATCTGCACCTCAATGTGCCTCGCGTTTTCAACGTAGCGCTCCAAGTAGAGCGAGTTGTCACCAAAGGCTGCCATCGCCTCCGCAGACGCATTTTCAAAAGCCGATCGCAGCCCGCTCTTATCTCGAACGATGCGGATCCCCCGCCCGCCACCGCCGGCGGCAGCTTTGAGGAGCACTGGGTAGCCAATATCCTCGGCAATGCTGCCGGCGTCCTGAAATTTATTGATTTTGGCCGACCCCTCGGCCAAGGGCACGCCAAACTGGCGGGCCAACGCCCGCGCATCGAGTTTATTTCCCATCTGCTGTATGTTCTTGGCACTCGGTCCGATGAAGATGAGACCGTGCTCTCCGCACAATGTGGCAAAACTTGCGTCTTCCGAAAGGAACCCGTACCCCGGATGAATGGCATCTGACTTGGTTGCAAGGGCCGCTGTTATGATTGCCCTGGCATTGAGATAACTATCTCTTGTCAGTGCCGGACCAATGCAGACAACGCGGTCCGCGAGTCTAGCTGCCATGGTTTGCCGATCTGCCTCCGATACCGCAACGACGGTTTCTATATCCATTGCCCGACAGGCGCGGATGACTCGAACCGCGATTTCGCCTCTGTTGGCAACGAACACGCGCGAAATACTCATTTGTTGGGCTTCCCCATTGGTGGATTCAGACGCGACGTGCAACACTTTGAGCGAATGATACTCTGGCGTCGATGCGAAGCTCGAAGAGGAACGCCTGGATTGGTGTCCTGAAATCCAGACGTTCTCGCGGTGCGAGGTTGTGTGCGAGCACGAAGCCTAAGCAGGATTCTCCAACTGGCAGGCTGCTGAAAAACGTCGATTTTGGCCGCCGCAAGCACCTCTCCTCGGAGGGGAGAGAGCCTGCCCCGGACCCGAGCCGAGATTGCCCGCCGCAGCCAAGCGAAGACGGGCGGGTGAGAGGGTAAGGAGTTTCAATAAGTTACGCATGTTCGCCCTCACCTTGTCGCTCTCCCCACAGGGGCGAGAGGACGCCGTATCGATTTCCATCGCAATTCTTCAGCAGTCTGCTAGAGTCGCCAGGATTCCGGAGCAAGACAAAGAGTGTTGATGAAGGCATGGGGCGATCCAAACCCATTTGCGCCGGGCCAAACCCTGCGAAAAGGTCGGATACGTGTTTGATCGATCAAGTCGCCAGTTCCACCTTGTCAACGCGCCTAGAGTATTCATGCCCTTCAGGTGGGAGTCCCGGCGCCATCATCGAGCAAGTCAATCGCAGGAAACATCTGCTGAAGTCGATCCACTAGGTCGTACTAGGAATATTGTCTGGCCAAATTCAACGAATTGCGAATCTTCTACGAGACATTTCATGACTCTTCCTGTAACGGCGGCGTTCACTGCTGTAAAAACTTTCATCACCTCGATGAGCCCAACGGTAGTATCATCATGTACATTGGCGCCAACACTCACGAAGGCCTTCGCACCAGGTTCCGGAGCGACGTAAAATGTACCAACCATCGGCGCTTTGATGGCGACCAACCCCTCTTCCCCCGCGGCCTCGGTCGTCGATTCTTTCGAAGCCGGAG contains:
- a CDS encoding IS5/IS1182 family transposase, translated to WMTRWRRLVRDYEQRIDVSEAMIHVAMGSLLLRRIGH
- a CDS encoding acetyl-CoA carboxylase biotin carboxylase subunit — protein: MSISRVFVANRGEIAVRVIRACRAMDIETVVAVSEADRQTMAARLADRVVCIGPALTRDSYLNARAIITAALATKSDAIHPGYGFLSEDASFATLCGEHGLIFIGPSAKNIQQMGNKLDARALARQFGVPLAEGSAKINKFQDAGSIAEDIGYPVLLKAAAGGGGRGIRIVRDKSGLRSAFENASAEAMAAFGDNSLYLERYVENARHIEVQILADSLGNVVHLGERDCSLQRRHQKMIEEAPAFGLSDSLRKEIQQAAVTLAKNIGYVSAGTVEFIMDMDQNLFYFLEMNTRVQVEHPVTEEITGIDIVAAQLRIASGEAHGLSQEDVVFSGCAIECRINAESALHAFRPSPGKITKWVSPQGVGVRFDTHCFEGYAVPPFYDSLLGKLIFHGVNRDAALEGMQRALEEFEVEGVETTAPFLKYVMAQPDYKKCSVNTRWLERAAEAFMSEQPN
- a CDS encoding biotin/lipoyl-containing protein; this encodes MNLTDDDVLKILKLFEESHFDTLQLEYGDLKLAVSKGGYASGGFVPGHPEPLAASSPSPPAGETQKATNQTSVKKEAPASKESTTEAAGEEGLVAIKAPMVGTFYVAPEPGAKAFVSVGANVHDDTTVGLIEVMKVFTAVNAAVTGRVMKCLVEDSQFVEFGQTIFLVRPSGSTSADVSCD